In Magnetospirillum sp. XM-1, a single window of DNA contains:
- a CDS encoding MoxR family ATPase translates to MTPHTSSAAPPDDIAVLDARLSEARAAIGRVIFGQDEVIDQSLITLLAGGHALLIGLPGLAKTRLVHTLGVVLGLDDKRVQFTPDLMPADILGSEVLEEGAGGARAFRFIQGPVFCQLLMADEINRAGPRTQSALLQAMQEHHVSVAGARLDLPRPFHVLATQNPLEQEGTYPLPEAQLDRFLMQIDVGYPDLAAERRMLIDTTGAQSAEPVRVMTAADLLAAQALVRRIPVGDAVVDAILNLVRQGRPESTSLDLVRRAVAWGPGPRAAQALMLATRARALLQGRLAPSVDDIRALAAPVLRHRMALGFAARADGITLAQVIEALEGTL, encoded by the coding sequence ATGACACCCCACACCAGCTCTGCCGCCCCGCCCGACGACATCGCCGTCCTCGACGCCCGTCTGTCCGAGGCCCGCGCCGCCATCGGCCGCGTCATCTTCGGTCAGGACGAGGTCATAGATCAGAGTCTTATCACGCTGCTGGCGGGGGGTCACGCCCTGTTGATCGGCCTGCCCGGACTGGCCAAGACCCGGCTGGTCCACACGCTGGGCGTGGTGCTGGGCCTGGACGACAAGCGGGTGCAGTTCACCCCCGACCTGATGCCCGCCGACATCCTGGGCTCCGAGGTGCTGGAGGAGGGCGCAGGCGGCGCGCGCGCCTTCCGCTTCATCCAGGGCCCGGTGTTCTGCCAGCTGCTGATGGCCGACGAGATCAACCGCGCGGGACCGCGCACCCAGTCGGCGCTGCTGCAAGCCATGCAGGAGCATCACGTCAGCGTGGCCGGCGCCCGCCTCGACCTGCCCCGGCCGTTCCACGTGCTGGCCACCCAGAATCCGCTGGAGCAGGAGGGCACCTACCCCCTGCCCGAGGCGCAGCTGGACCGCTTTTTGATGCAGATCGACGTGGGCTATCCCGATCTGGCCGCCGAGCGCCGCATGCTGATCGACACCACCGGGGCGCAATCGGCCGAGCCGGTGCGCGTCATGACCGCCGCCGACCTGCTGGCCGCCCAGGCGCTGGTGCGGCGCATTCCGGTGGGTGACGCGGTGGTGGATGCCATCCTCAATCTGGTGCGCCAGGGCCGCCCGGAAAGCACGTCGCTGGATCTGGTGCGGCGCGCCGTGGCCTGGGGACCGGGGCCGCGCGCCGCCCAGGCGCTGATGCTGGCCACCAGGGCGCGGGCCCTGCTGCAGGGCCGCCTCGCCCCTTCGGTGGACGACATCCGGGCGCTGGCCGCGCCGGTGCTGCGCCACCGCATGGCGCTGGGCTTCGCGGCGCGGGCCGACGGAATCACCCTGGCCCAGGTGATCGAGGCCCTGGAAGGCACTCTATGA
- a CDS encoding DUF1285 domain-containing protein, translating to MGWRLARDKERRSGRVNQPLTDAPPDVDYPGRLPQYCGDLGIRIDRQGRWFYHGSPINRKEMVCLFASVLYRAKDGGYLLITPGEMGRIEVDDVPFLAVEMYTCGSGREMVVSFRTNMDEMVTVDRDHPLRIAEAEGSGEPSPYVTVRDGIEARLSRSVYYELVALGWEEELPGESGKGETVYGLWSSGSFFPLGRLDLPQ from the coding sequence ATGGGGTGGCGCCTCGCACGGGATAAAGAACGCAGGAGCGGCCGAGTGAACCAGCCTTTGACCGATGCCCCTCCCGACGTGGATTACCCGGGGCGGTTGCCCCAATATTGCGGCGACCTGGGTATCCGCATCGACCGGCAGGGACGTTGGTTCTACCATGGCTCGCCGATCAACCGCAAAGAGATGGTCTGCCTGTTCGCCTCGGTGTTGTACCGCGCCAAGGACGGCGGCTATCTCCTGATCACGCCGGGCGAGATGGGCCGCATCGAGGTCGACGACGTCCCCTTCCTGGCGGTGGAGATGTATACGTGCGGATCGGGCCGCGAGATGGTGGTCAGCTTCCGCACCAACATGGACGAGATGGTCACGGTGGACAGGGACCATCCGCTCCGCATCGCGGAGGCCGAGGGCTCGGGGGAGCCGTCGCCCTACGTCACCGTGCGGGATGGGATCGAGGCGCGCCTCAGCCGCTCGGTCTATTACGAACTGGTCGCCCTGGGCTGGGAGGAAGAGCTCCCGGGCGAATCGGGAAAGGGAGAAACGGTTTACGGCCTATGGAGCAGCGGGAGCTTTTTTCCCTTGGGGAGGCTGGACCTTCCCCAATGA
- a CDS encoding CoA pyrophosphatase — protein MTREVIARKLADGFNPRGRGDSALEALVQGGAVRPGAPIDDDTLTPAAVLVPLVERDGGMTVMLTKRTAHLAHHPGQISFPGGRLEPEDKGDFATCALRETEEETGLERRKVRLLGRLDDYVTGTGFVITPLVGIIDPPFTLSPDSFEVAEVFEVPLSFILDQANHQLQSREVRGMQRPFWALTWQERLIWGATAGILVNLFEVLVSPHSGVSPE, from the coding sequence ATGACGCGCGAGGTGATCGCGCGCAAGCTGGCCGACGGGTTCAACCCGCGCGGACGGGGGGATTCGGCCCTGGAAGCCCTGGTCCAGGGCGGCGCCGTCCGCCCCGGCGCCCCCATCGACGACGACACCCTGACCCCGGCGGCGGTGCTGGTGCCCCTGGTCGAGCGCGACGGGGGAATGACGGTGATGCTGACCAAGCGCACCGCCCATCTGGCCCACCATCCCGGCCAGATCAGCTTTCCCGGCGGACGCCTCGAACCCGAGGACAAGGGCGACTTCGCCACCTGCGCGCTGCGCGAGACCGAGGAGGAGACCGGCCTGGAGCGGCGCAAGGTGCGTCTGCTGGGCCGCCTGGACGATTACGTCACCGGCACCGGCTTCGTCATCACGCCGCTGGTGGGAATCATCGACCCGCCCTTCACCCTGTCGCCCGATTCCTTCGAGGTGGCCGAGGTGTTCGAGGTGCCGCTTTCCTTCATCCTCGACCAGGCCAACCACCAGCTGCAAAGCCGCGAGGTTCGGGGCATGCAGCGGCCCTTCTGGGCGCTGACCTGGCAGGAGAGGCTGATCTGGGGCGCCACCGCCGGCATCCTGGTCAACCTGTTCGAAGTGCTGGTTTCCCCTCATTCCGGCGTATCGCCGGAATGA
- a CDS encoding CCA tRNA nucleotidyltransferase translates to MSSTRLHLNPGDPIGLLGPQDWMDAPETRAVVAALQADGAQVRFVGGCVRDALLKRPIRDIDIATPDPPERVLALLDDAGIHAIPTGIDHGTVTAVIGKAHYEITTLRVDVETFGRHARIEYTDDWRADASRRDFTMNALSADPEGNVYDPFDGIADMAAGRVRFVGEPEKRIEEDALRLLRFFRFHAHYGRGTAMEARALNACRRMAGRLENLSGERVAGELVRLLLADDPTPSLLVMHSHGILAHILPEAKEFGRLRTLAWLERRGLARPEIHPDAIRRLAALIIADRPGALALGERLKLSSLQAKRVAAVAAPRVQVDSDMDGPAIRRALRKVGADEFRDLVMVAWAARRALDARPDAAESERWTAMLDAARDWVPVDLPVKGRDLMEMGVPHGPEIGGLLAALDAWWEDLDYRPDRAQCLDKLRELMAARS, encoded by the coding sequence ATGAGTAGCACCCGCCTCCACCTCAATCCCGGCGATCCCATCGGCCTTTTGGGACCACAAGACTGGATGGACGCGCCCGAGACCCGTGCCGTGGTGGCCGCGCTCCAGGCCGACGGCGCCCAGGTGCGCTTCGTCGGCGGCTGCGTGCGCGACGCGCTTCTGAAGCGGCCCATCCGCGACATCGACATCGCCACCCCCGACCCGCCCGAACGGGTGCTGGCCCTCTTGGACGACGCGGGCATCCACGCCATTCCCACCGGCATCGACCACGGCACGGTGACGGCGGTGATCGGCAAGGCCCATTACGAGATCACCACGCTCAGGGTCGACGTGGAGACCTTCGGCCGCCACGCCCGCATCGAATACACCGATGACTGGCGGGCCGACGCGTCGCGCCGCGACTTCACCATGAACGCCCTGTCCGCCGACCCCGAGGGCAACGTCTACGACCCCTTCGACGGCATCGCCGACATGGCGGCCGGACGGGTGCGTTTCGTGGGCGAACCGGAAAAGCGCATCGAGGAGGATGCGCTGCGCCTGCTTCGCTTCTTCCGCTTCCACGCCCATTACGGCCGGGGCACCGCCATGGAGGCCCGGGCGCTCAACGCCTGCCGCCGCATGGCGGGCCGCCTGGAAAACCTGTCGGGCGAGCGGGTGGCGGGCGAATTGGTGCGCCTGCTGCTGGCCGACGACCCCACGCCGTCGCTGCTGGTCATGCACAGCCACGGCATCCTGGCCCACATCCTGCCCGAGGCGAAGGAGTTCGGACGGCTGCGCACCCTGGCCTGGCTGGAGCGCCGGGGACTGGCGCGGCCCGAGATCCACCCCGACGCCATCCGCCGCCTGGCCGCCCTGATCATCGCCGACCGTCCCGGCGCCCTGGCGCTTGGCGAACGGCTCAAGCTGTCGAGCCTTCAGGCCAAGCGGGTGGCGGCGGTGGCGGCGCCCAGAGTCCAGGTGGATTCCGACATGGACGGCCCCGCCATCCGCCGGGCGCTGCGCAAGGTGGGCGCGGACGAGTTCCGCGATCTGGTCATGGTGGCCTGGGCGGCGCGGCGCGCGCTCGATGCGCGGCCCGACGCCGCCGAGTCGGAGCGCTGGACCGCCATGCTGGACGCCGCCCGCGACTGGGTGCCGGTGGACCTGCCGGTCAAGGGACGCGATCTGATGGAAATGGGGGTGCCGCACGGCCCCGAAATCGGCGGCCTTCTGGCCGCCCTGGACGCCTGGTGGGAGGATCTGGATTACCGCCCGGACCGCGCCCAGTGCCTGGACAAGCTGCGCGAGCTCATGGCCGCCCGGTCATAG